From a region of the Janthinobacterium sp. 61 genome:
- a CDS encoding ATP-binding cassette domain-containing protein, with product MTPLLELSFATTQLGQQYFGPFNVQVHAGERIAILGPSGAGKSTLLKLMARELRPQAGQVAFAGRPLAQWPLAELALRRAVLPQGSNVAFGLQCELVIGLGRVARLADPQLERILQDAAALAHAAHLLGRRLDTLSGGEQARVQLARIFAQMWDVQDGLILVDEPLAALDPGLQFDLLDSLQQFCAARGHAVVAILHDINHALLAFERLLLVRSGQLVADLASGAGAVPALAALYGIALTTATNSDGDVCVIPARSAVRRAA from the coding sequence ATGACGCCCCTGCTGGAACTCTCTTTCGCCACCACGCAACTGGGCCAGCAGTACTTCGGTCCCTTCAATGTGCAGGTACATGCCGGCGAGCGCATCGCCATCCTCGGTCCCAGCGGCGCGGGCAAGTCGACCCTGCTCAAACTGATGGCGCGCGAACTGCGTCCGCAGGCGGGCCAGGTGGCGTTCGCGGGCCGGCCGCTGGCGCAGTGGCCGCTGGCCGAACTGGCCCTGCGCCGCGCCGTCCTGCCGCAAGGTTCGAACGTGGCCTTCGGATTGCAGTGCGAGCTGGTGATCGGCCTGGGGCGGGTGGCGCGCCTGGCCGACCCGCAGCTGGAGCGGATCCTGCAGGACGCGGCCGCCCTGGCGCATGCCGCGCATCTGCTGGGACGGCGCCTGGACACCCTGTCCGGCGGCGAACAGGCCAGGGTGCAGCTGGCGCGCATCTTCGCGCAAATGTGGGATGTGCAGGATGGCTTGATACTGGTCGACGAACCGCTGGCGGCGCTCGATCCCGGTCTGCAGTTCGATCTGCTCGATAGCCTGCAGCAGTTCTGTGCCGCGCGCGGCCACGCCGTCGTCGCCATCCTGCACGACATCAATCACGCCTTGCTGGCTTTCGAGCGGCTGCTGCTGGTGCGCTCGGGCCAGCTGGTCGCCGATCTCGCCAGCGGTGCCGGCGCCGTGCCGGCCCTTGCCGCGCTGTACGGCATCGCTCTGACGACGGCGACCAACAGCGATGGCGACGTGTGCGTCATCCCTGCCAGAAGCGCGGTCCGCAGGGCCGCCTGA
- a CDS encoding efflux transporter outer membrane subunit encodes MKALALITALGLAGCGSVGTDFQRPHNDLGQQWHQAEDARFTARQDGAIEQRWWDSFGDTTLSSLLQRAAGANLDVLAASSRLQQSRAARGVAGAAQGPSLGANGSYGRARNSAQGLSDPSRNNGQSAYSLWQSNLDAAWELDLWGRVRREVEAADARVEVALETQRGVLLAVLAETARDYIELRGAQQTLAITQQLLDIARHTLDLTRIRLQEGAASQLDEAEAAAHVATIEARLPPLQQREVRLGNALALLLALPPQSLQAELAAGKDIPAVVMQVQLGVPSSLAGRRPDIRRAEAQLHAATAAIGVAQGDFYPRITLSGSIGLQAMQLSDIGWDAKRFAFGPGFNVPLFDGGRLRGNLQLREAQQQEAAIAYRQTVLAAWHEVEDALSSYQANARRQASLDEAVKQGRRALGSAELQYRQGGTDLINVLHVQNTLLNNEAALVDSRATASLSLVQVYKALGGGWQAFSTTSQGSTP; translated from the coding sequence ATGAAAGCACTGGCACTCATCACGGCCCTGGGCCTGGCCGGCTGCGGCAGCGTCGGCACCGACTTCCAGCGCCCGCACAACGATCTGGGACAGCAATGGCACCAGGCGGAGGATGCCCGTTTCACCGCAAGGCAGGATGGCGCCATCGAGCAGCGCTGGTGGGACAGCTTTGGCGATACCACCCTGTCGTCCTTGCTGCAGCGCGCCGCCGGCGCCAACCTCGACGTGCTGGCGGCAAGCAGCCGGCTGCAACAAAGCCGTGCCGCGCGCGGCGTGGCCGGTGCCGCGCAAGGGCCGTCCCTGGGCGCGAATGGCAGCTATGGCCGCGCGCGTAACAGCGCACAAGGCTTGAGCGACCCGTCGCGCAACAACGGCCAATCCGCCTACAGCCTGTGGCAAAGCAATCTCGATGCAGCCTGGGAGCTGGACCTGTGGGGCCGCGTGCGGCGCGAAGTGGAAGCGGCCGACGCCAGGGTCGAGGTGGCCCTGGAAACGCAACGCGGCGTGCTGCTGGCCGTGCTGGCCGAAACGGCGCGCGACTACATCGAGTTGCGCGGCGCGCAGCAGACGCTGGCCATCACGCAGCAGCTGCTCGATATCGCCCGCCATACCCTGGACCTGACCCGCATCCGCCTGCAGGAAGGCGCGGCGTCGCAACTCGACGAGGCCGAGGCGGCGGCCCACGTGGCCACCATCGAAGCGCGCCTGCCGCCGCTGCAACAGCGCGAAGTGCGCCTGGGCAATGCCCTCGCCCTCTTGCTGGCGCTGCCTCCGCAGTCCCTGCAGGCGGAACTGGCGGCCGGCAAGGACATTCCGGCCGTGGTCATGCAGGTGCAGCTGGGCGTGCCGAGCAGCCTGGCCGGGCGCCGTCCCGACATCCGCCGCGCCGAAGCGCAGCTGCACGCGGCCACGGCCGCCATCGGCGTGGCGCAAGGCGATTTTTATCCGCGCATCACGCTCTCGGGCAGCATCGGCTTGCAAGCGATGCAGCTGTCCGACATCGGCTGGGACGCCAAGCGCTTTGCCTTCGGCCCCGGCTTCAACGTGCCCCTGTTCGACGGCGGCCGCCTGCGCGGCAATCTGCAATTGCGCGAGGCGCAGCAGCAGGAAGCGGCCATCGCCTACCGCCAGACGGTACTGGCCGCCTGGCACGAAGTGGAAGATGCACTCTCAAGCTACCAGGCCAACGCCCGCCGCCAGGCCAGCCTCGATGAAGCCGTCAAACAGGGACGGCGCGCGCTGGGCAGCGCCGAACTGCAGTATCGCCAGGGCGGCACGGACTTGATCAACGTGCTGCATGTGCAAAACACGCTCTTGAACAACGAAGCGGCGCTGGTCGACAGCCGCGCCACCGCTTCGCTGTCGCTGGTCCAGGTCTACAAGGCGCTGGGCGGCGGCTGGCAAGCATTTTCAACCACCTCACAAGGAAGCACGCCATGA
- a CDS encoding HlyD family secretion protein, whose amino-acid sequence MNVPILRSRAFILGLALLACALAFCAWQLLFAHGDEQSTDDAFVSADYTVLSPKVGGIVREVLVEDNQTVKAGDLLARIDDRDYQAAAAAARAEVAGAEAQLDYARATLQRQQSVIEQATTLVDANQAEDKLAQQELARSQHLAGQGAGSVQNAQQAQSRFDVSRARLAQNRAALVSTRKQTEILQAQQGAAEAALLRARASLQRAELDLSHTLLRAPIDGIVGRRAVRVGALVAPGASLMAVVPLNRSFVVANLQETQLTHVRQGQPASIAVDAYPGVLLHGTVHSIAPATGVTFAAIAPENATGNFTKVVQRIPVRIALDPGQDGEHRLRVGMSAEVRIDTAMRRQQLQQVSAR is encoded by the coding sequence ATGAATGTCCCCATCCTGCGCTCGCGCGCTTTTATCCTCGGCCTGGCCCTGCTGGCCTGCGCCCTCGCCTTTTGCGCCTGGCAACTGCTATTCGCCCATGGCGATGAACAAAGCACCGACGACGCCTTTGTCAGCGCCGACTACACCGTACTGTCCCCCAAGGTGGGCGGCATCGTGCGGGAAGTGCTGGTGGAAGACAACCAGACTGTCAAGGCGGGTGATCTGCTGGCGCGCATCGACGACCGCGACTACCAGGCCGCCGCCGCCGCCGCCCGCGCCGAAGTAGCCGGCGCCGAGGCGCAGCTGGACTATGCCCGCGCCACCTTGCAGCGCCAGCAATCGGTGATCGAACAAGCCACCACCCTGGTCGACGCCAACCAGGCGGAAGACAAACTGGCGCAGCAGGAACTGGCCCGTTCGCAGCATCTGGCCGGCCAGGGCGCGGGCAGCGTGCAGAACGCGCAGCAGGCGCAATCGCGCTTCGACGTGAGCCGCGCACGCCTGGCGCAAAACCGCGCCGCCCTGGTTTCCACCCGCAAGCAGACGGAAATTTTGCAAGCGCAGCAAGGCGCGGCCGAAGCGGCCCTGCTGCGCGCCCGCGCCAGCCTGCAACGGGCCGAACTTGATTTGTCGCATACGCTGCTGCGCGCCCCCATCGACGGCATCGTGGGACGCCGTGCCGTGCGCGTCGGCGCCCTGGTGGCTCCCGGCGCCAGCCTGATGGCCGTGGTGCCCTTGAACCGCAGCTTCGTCGTCGCCAACCTGCAGGAAACCCAGCTGACCCACGTGCGCCAGGGCCAGCCCGCCAGCATCGCCGTCGACGCCTATCCGGGCGTGCTCCTGCACGGCACGGTGCACAGCATCGCGCCCGCCACGGGCGTGACGTTTGCCGCCATCGCGCCGGAAAACGCCACCGGCAATTTCACCAAGGTGGTGCAGCGCATCCCCGTCAGGATCGCGCTCGATCCCGGCCAGGATGGCGAGCATCGCCTGCGCGTGGGCATGTCGGCCGAAGTGCGCATCGATACGGCCATGCGCCGCCAACAGCTGCAACAGGTGAGCGCACGATGA
- a CDS encoding MFS transporter, with protein sequence MSAVLLPGAVPTAPPPPSPPAPPVFGLRLATGLAGVLLAVLVSGLNENITKVALADIRGAMGIARDDASWLVVLYAAASVSAMAFAPWCSVTFSLRRLTATAILVCMAAGLLCPFAPNLSVLMFLRVVQGAAGGALPPMLMTVALRFLPPNIKLYGLGGYALSATFGPSLGTPLAAFWTEYLGWQWAFWQVVPGSIVALLMVSWGLPQDPLRLERFRQFDWRGLLLGLPAISMLVVGMLQGERLAWFASPLICVLLGGGLLLLVLFFINEWSHPLPFFKLQLLSRRNLSHALLTLGGVLFVLLAVILIPSSYLAQVHAYRPLQTAPVMLMVALPQLIALPLVAALCNIRAVDCRWVLAIGLALLALSCVLGARMSPDWIRTHFYLLQAVQIFAQPMAVIPLLLLATTGLAPQDGPFASAWFNTIKGMSAVVATGVLDALITRRNHFHSTVLSERLGNLPTAVDVPGLAQRMHAQVVTLTSSDLYLTVAAIALAMILIIPILPTRVYPPRAA encoded by the coding sequence GTGTCCGCTGTACTGCTACCCGGCGCCGTCCCGACGGCGCCGCCTCCCCCTTCACCGCCCGCGCCCCCCGTTTTCGGCCTGCGCCTGGCCACGGGCCTGGCCGGCGTGCTGCTGGCCGTGCTGGTGTCCGGCCTGAATGAAAACATCACCAAGGTCGCGCTGGCCGACATCCGCGGCGCCATGGGCATCGCGCGCGACGACGCCAGCTGGCTCGTCGTCCTGTATGCGGCCGCCTCGGTGTCGGCCATGGCGTTTGCGCCGTGGTGCTCCGTCACCTTCTCGCTGCGCCGCCTGACGGCCACCGCCATCCTCGTCTGCATGGCCGCCGGCCTGCTATGCCCGTTCGCACCGAACCTGTCCGTGCTGATGTTCCTGCGCGTGGTGCAGGGCGCGGCCGGCGGCGCCCTGCCGCCCATGCTGATGACGGTGGCGCTGCGCTTCCTGCCGCCGAATATCAAGCTGTATGGCCTGGGCGGCTATGCGCTGAGCGCCACCTTTGGCCCGAGCCTGGGCACGCCGCTGGCGGCCTTCTGGACCGAGTACCTGGGCTGGCAATGGGCCTTCTGGCAAGTCGTCCCGGGCAGCATCGTCGCTCTGCTGATGGTGTCCTGGGGCTTGCCGCAAGACCCGCTGCGCCTGGAGCGCTTCCGCCAGTTCGACTGGCGCGGCCTGCTGCTTGGCCTGCCCGCCATCAGCATGCTGGTGGTCGGCATGCTGCAGGGCGAGCGCCTGGCATGGTTCGCCTCGCCGCTGATCTGCGTGCTGCTGGGGGGCGGTCTCCTGCTGCTGGTGCTGTTTTTCATCAACGAGTGGTCGCATCCGCTGCCGTTCTTCAAACTGCAGCTGCTGTCGCGGCGCAACCTCAGCCACGCCCTGCTGACCCTGGGCGGCGTGCTGTTCGTGCTGCTGGCCGTAATCCTGATTCCCTCGTCCTACCTGGCGCAGGTGCACGCGTATCGCCCGCTGCAAACGGCACCCGTGATGCTGATGGTGGCGCTGCCGCAGTTGATCGCCCTGCCGCTGGTGGCCGCCCTGTGCAATATCCGCGCAGTCGACTGCCGCTGGGTACTGGCCATCGGCCTGGCCCTGCTGGCCCTGTCCTGCGTGCTCGGAGCGCGCATGTCGCCGGACTGGATACGCACGCATTTCTACCTGCTGCAAGCGGTGCAGATCTTTGCGCAACCCATGGCCGTGATTCCCTTGCTGCTGCTGGCCACCACGGGCCTGGCGCCGCAGGATGGCCCATTCGCCTCGGCCTGGTTCAACACCATCAAGGGCATGTCGGCCGTCGTCGCCACCGGCGTGCTCGATGCGCTGATCACGCGCCGCAACCATTTCCATTCGACGGTGCTCAGCGAGCGCCTGGGCAACCTGCCGACCGCCGTGGACGTACCGGGTTTGGCACAGCGCATGCATGCGCAAGTCGTCACCCTGACCTCGTCCGACCTGTACCTCACCGTGGCCGCCATCGCGCTGGCCATGATCCTGATCATTCCCATCCTGCCGACGCGCGTCTATCCGCCGCGCGCCGCTTGA
- a CDS encoding LysR family transcriptional regulator — protein MKLPDLNLLVALDILLEEGSAVAAARRMNLSAPAMSRTLSRIRDAIGDPVFVRSGRGLTPTPRALELREQVRSVVEQAHAVFTSGREIDLRTLERTFSLCANDVFVGAYGGKLRDLLAIHAPHTALRFVPEGDGATENDALHAGRIDLYISARRAFAPDIKLQHLFSSSFVGIARSDHPIFDGPINLDSFTEHEHISVSRRGLARGPFDTALAERGYARRVSLITPNFQSAIFAVADSRLLLPLMPAPLLPIVERLGLKLRQFPLPIPVDDVDVFQAWHPRLDHDHAHRWLRRMIKELCGSAPPDA, from the coding sequence ATGAAACTCCCCGACCTGAACCTGCTCGTTGCCCTCGACATCCTGCTCGAGGAAGGCAGCGCCGTGGCCGCCGCGCGGCGCATGAATTTGAGCGCACCGGCCATGAGCCGCACCCTGTCGCGCATCCGCGACGCCATCGGCGACCCCGTCTTTGTACGCTCCGGACGCGGCCTGACGCCCACCCCGCGCGCGCTGGAATTGCGCGAGCAGGTGCGCAGCGTTGTGGAGCAGGCGCACGCCGTCTTCACTTCCGGCCGGGAAATCGACCTGCGCACGCTGGAACGTACCTTCAGCCTGTGCGCCAACGACGTATTTGTCGGCGCGTATGGCGGCAAACTGCGCGACCTGCTGGCCATCCATGCGCCGCACACGGCGCTGCGCTTCGTGCCAGAAGGCGATGGCGCCACGGAAAACGACGCCCTGCACGCGGGCCGCATCGACCTGTACATCAGCGCCCGGCGCGCCTTTGCACCAGACATCAAGCTGCAGCATCTGTTTTCCAGCAGCTTTGTCGGCATCGCCCGCAGCGACCATCCGATCTTCGACGGCCCCATCAACCTCGACAGCTTTACCGAGCACGAACATATCAGCGTCTCGCGGCGCGGCCTGGCGCGCGGCCCGTTCGACACGGCCCTGGCCGAGCGGGGCTACGCGCGCCGAGTCTCGCTGATCACGCCCAATTTTCAGTCTGCCATCTTCGCCGTCGCCGATTCGCGCCTGCTGCTGCCGCTGATGCCTGCGCCCCTGCTGCCCATCGTCGAGCGGCTGGGCTTGAAGCTACGCCAGTTCCCGCTGCCCATTCCCGTCGACGATGTCGACGTGTTTCAGGCCTGGCACCCGCGCCTCGATCACGACCATGCGCACCGCTGGCTGCGCCGCATGATCAAGGAGCTGTGCGGCAGCGCGCCGCCGGACGCTTAG
- a CDS encoding UPF0149 family protein, protein MQLEQPLSEKEFDELDQFLLSDRCSEDAMTMDMLHGYLTAVAIGPEPIMPAEWLPRVWGEDAEDAPKFKNSKEEERIVNLIMRFMNEVLVTFEVAPKEFEALFVEHDYEGQTLIDAEAWCWGFWDGMELRPGSWNEIWDSEVAELMQPIYLLGADEIKEEELKLVEDPVKAHKLAQELEANLPAIHRFWVPRRKAPVQTMKREEPKVGRNDDCPCGSGKKFKKCCGAEPAAE, encoded by the coding sequence ATGCAACTCGAACAGCCATTATCAGAAAAAGAATTTGACGAATTAGACCAATTCCTGTTGTCGGACCGCTGCTCCGAAGACGCGATGACCATGGATATGCTGCACGGCTATCTGACGGCGGTGGCCATCGGCCCGGAACCGATCATGCCGGCAGAGTGGTTGCCGCGCGTCTGGGGCGAAGATGCCGAAGATGCACCAAAATTCAAGAACAGCAAGGAAGAAGAGCGCATCGTCAACCTGATCATGCGCTTCATGAACGAAGTGCTGGTGACGTTTGAAGTCGCACCGAAGGAATTCGAGGCCCTGTTCGTCGAACACGACTACGAAGGCCAGACCCTGATCGACGCCGAAGCCTGGTGCTGGGGCTTCTGGGACGGCATGGAACTGCGTCCTGGCTCGTGGAACGAAATCTGGGATTCCGAAGTAGCCGAGCTGATGCAGCCAATCTACCTGCTGGGCGCCGACGAAATCAAGGAAGAAGAACTGAAACTGGTGGAAGACCCGGTCAAGGCGCACAAGCTGGCGCAGGAACTGGAAGCGAACCTGCCGGCCATCCACCGTTTCTGGGTACCGCGCCGCAAGGCACCCGTGCAAACCATGAAGCGCGAAGAGCCAAAAGTGGGCCGTAACGACGACTGCCCTTGTGGCAGCGGCAAGAAGTTCAAGAAATGCTGCGGCGCCGAGCCGGCAGCCGAGTAA
- a CDS encoding serine/threonine protein kinase: MHNENQPHEDDRPVHPFSALSPDCVLDALDSVGLRGDGRLLALNSYENRVYQVGIEDSAPLVAKFYRPKRWSDTAILEEHAFVSELVEREIQVVPALEINGSTLHQYQGFRFAVFPRHGGRAPELDDPATLEWTGRFIGRIHAVGALSTYKERPALDHQTFGVEPREFLLEGNFLPPELLAAYSSVAQQALDGVKRCYDRAGDVAVLRTHGDCHGGNVLWTDAGPHFVDFDDSRMGPAIQDLWMMLSGERGDMVRQMSDILAGYEDFCDFDPRQLYLVEALRTLRLIHYSAWLARRWDDPAFPVAFPWFNTQRYWQDRILELREQVALMDEAPLWPI, encoded by the coding sequence ATGCACAATGAAAACCAGCCGCACGAGGACGACCGGCCCGTCCATCCCTTTTCCGCCCTGAGCCCCGATTGCGTCCTCGACGCCCTCGATAGCGTGGGACTGCGCGGCGATGGCCGCCTGCTGGCGCTCAACAGCTATGAAAACCGTGTCTACCAGGTGGGCATCGAAGACAGCGCGCCCCTGGTGGCCAAGTTTTACCGCCCCAAGCGCTGGAGCGATACGGCCATCCTGGAAGAACACGCGTTCGTGTCCGAGCTGGTCGAACGCGAAATCCAGGTGGTGCCGGCGCTGGAAATCAATGGCAGCACCTTGCACCAGTACCAGGGCTTCCGCTTTGCCGTCTTCCCCCGTCACGGAGGCCGCGCGCCCGAGCTGGACGACCCTGCCACCCTGGAATGGACAGGGCGCTTCATCGGCCGTATCCATGCCGTCGGCGCACTGTCCACCTACAAGGAGCGGCCGGCGCTCGATCACCAGACGTTTGGCGTCGAGCCGCGCGAGTTTTTGCTGGAGGGAAATTTCCTGCCGCCCGAACTGCTGGCCGCGTATTCCAGCGTGGCGCAGCAGGCGCTCGATGGCGTCAAGCGCTGCTATGACCGCGCGGGCGACGTGGCCGTACTGCGCACGCATGGCGATTGCCATGGCGGCAACGTGCTGTGGACGGACGCAGGTCCCCATTTCGTCGATTTCGACGATAGCCGCATGGGCCCGGCCATCCAGGACCTGTGGATGATGCTGTCTGGGGAGCGGGGCGACATGGTGCGCCAGATGAGCGACATCCTGGCCGGCTACGAAGACTTTTGCGATTTCGACCCGCGCCAGCTATACCTGGTCGAAGCGCTGCGCACCCTGCGCCTGATCCATTATTCGGCCTGGCTGGCGCGCCGCTGGGACGACCCCGCCTTTCCCGTTGCCTTCCCGTGGTTTAACACGCAGCGCTACTGGCAAGACCGCATCCTTGAACTCAGGGAGCAAGTTGCCCTGATGGACGAAGCGCCGCTCTGGCCAATTTAA
- a CDS encoding TerD family protein, producing the protein MTNFTRGQKGKLADLGLNGPFAVTLDIVSGSMEVDVSCFGVDAAGKLSDDRYMVFFNQKSAPDNAITVDLNGPRSTFQVDLSRLPASIDKLVFTAATEQGSMRALGNSSMALGQAATFAFTGNDFQDEKAVIIGELYRRDGSWRFGAVGQGFAGGLAALLKHFGGSEAAQSAPAPAPIPVPTPAAPPPANKISLSKIRLEKRGDKISLDKRDSGGYGRIRVNLNWNQNAAQGQAPASKLDTGFLGKLFNKPAGRAGGIDLDIGCLFEMSSGAKSAVQALGNSWGAYDRPPYIHLEGDDRTGSISSGENIFINGSHFDQIKRVLVYAFIYEGVPNWAATDGVVTIEIPGQPTVEVRLDTDSSHAMCAIAMLENHGGNLQVTKLVEYFGGQGKITAHQAMDERYNFGLNWKAGRKD; encoded by the coding sequence ATGACCAATTTCACACGTGGACAAAAAGGCAAACTGGCTGACCTGGGCTTGAATGGCCCGTTTGCCGTCACGCTCGATATCGTTTCAGGTTCGATGGAAGTGGACGTCAGCTGCTTCGGCGTCGATGCGGCCGGCAAGCTGTCGGACGACCGCTACATGGTGTTCTTCAACCAGAAAAGCGCGCCGGACAACGCCATCACGGTGGACCTGAACGGCCCCCGCTCCACCTTCCAGGTGGACCTTTCCCGCCTGCCCGCCTCGATCGACAAGCTGGTGTTCACGGCGGCGACGGAACAGGGCAGCATGCGCGCGCTGGGCAACTCCAGCATGGCGCTGGGCCAGGCGGCCACGTTTGCCTTCACGGGCAATGACTTCCAGGATGAAAAAGCCGTCATCATCGGCGAACTGTATCGCCGCGACGGCAGCTGGCGCTTCGGCGCCGTAGGCCAGGGCTTCGCCGGCGGCCTGGCGGCGCTGCTGAAGCACTTCGGCGGCAGCGAGGCGGCGCAATCGGCTCCTGCCCCTGCACCGATTCCCGTCCCCACGCCAGCGGCCCCGCCGCCGGCGAATAAAATCTCGCTGTCGAAGATCCGCCTGGAAAAGCGCGGCGACAAGATTTCGCTCGACAAGCGCGACAGCGGCGGCTATGGCCGCATCCGTGTCAACCTGAACTGGAACCAGAACGCCGCGCAAGGCCAGGCGCCCGCCTCGAAGCTGGACACGGGCTTCCTCGGCAAGCTGTTCAACAAGCCGGCCGGCCGCGCGGGCGGCATCGACCTCGACATCGGCTGCCTGTTCGAAATGAGCAGCGGTGCCAAGAGCGCCGTGCAGGCGCTGGGCAACAGCTGGGGCGCCTACGACCGTCCGCCCTACATCCATCTGGAAGGCGACGACCGTACGGGCAGCATCAGCAGCGGCGAAAACATCTTCATCAACGGCAGCCATTTCGACCAGATCAAACGCGTGCTCGTCTACGCCTTCATCTACGAAGGCGTACCGAACTGGGCTGCCACGGATGGCGTCGTGACGATCGAGATTCCCGGCCAGCCTACCGTGGAAGTGCGTCTCGACACAGACAGCTCGCACGCCATGTGCGCCATCGCCATGCTGGAAAACCACGGCGGCAACCTGCAGGTGACAAAATTGGTGGAATACTTCGGCGGCCAAGGTAAAATCACGGCGCACCAGGCCATGGACGAGCGCTACAATTTCGGACTGAACTGGAAAGCCGGACGGAAAGACTGA
- a CDS encoding HpcH/HpaI aldolase/citrate lyase family protein, with translation MDNNSLHPQSEHKAALGASMYVPTTHKDLLAIANGDKFSHLRSVILCTEDAIAERDLSYALFNLSLALQNMCDESDTLRFVRVRNLDVLARVLAMPGADKLSGFVLPKSTRHNFAAYFELVRHTHHLLMPTLETAEVFDDEEMKQFRLLLSAPEVRRRILALRIGGNDLLALLGLRRPTSGTIYQTPLGQVIGRLVTIFKPHGFQLTAPVFEHLSQGSWLDAEVAQDMAHGMIAKTAIHPDQVPQIERHYQVAQSDIELALRIIDPDSPAVFRMQESMCEVATHSSWAQRIIEQARLFGIRHAADGAAAPAPHLHHSLNTQLSSDEGTARP, from the coding sequence ATGGATAACAACTCCCTACACCCACAAAGTGAGCATAAAGCGGCGCTGGGCGCCTCCATGTATGTGCCGACCACGCACAAGGACTTGCTGGCGATCGCCAATGGCGACAAATTCAGTCATTTGCGCTCGGTCATACTTTGCACCGAAGACGCCATCGCGGAGCGCGACCTCAGTTACGCGCTGTTCAATTTATCGCTGGCGTTGCAAAACATGTGCGACGAATCGGATACCCTGCGCTTCGTGCGCGTGCGCAATCTCGACGTACTGGCGCGCGTGCTGGCCATGCCCGGCGCGGACAAATTGAGCGGCTTCGTGCTGCCCAAGTCCACGCGCCACAATTTCGCCGCGTATTTCGAGCTGGTGCGCCACACGCACCATTTGCTGATGCCGACGCTGGAAACGGCGGAAGTGTTCGACGACGAGGAAATGAAGCAGTTCCGCCTCCTCCTGTCGGCGCCGGAGGTGCGCCGCCGCATCCTGGCCCTGCGCATCGGCGGTAACGATTTATTGGCCCTGCTGGGACTGCGCCGCCCCACCAGCGGCACCATCTATCAAACGCCGCTGGGGCAAGTCATCGGCCGCCTGGTCACCATCTTCAAGCCGCACGGCTTCCAGCTGACGGCACCCGTCTTCGAGCACTTGTCGCAAGGCAGCTGGCTGGACGCCGAAGTGGCGCAGGACATGGCGCATGGCATGATCGCCAAGACGGCCATCCACCCGGACCAGGTGCCGCAGATCGAGCGCCACTATCAGGTGGCCCAGTCGGACATCGAACTGGCACTGCGCATCATCGACCCGGACAGCCCGGCCGTGTTCCGCATGCAGGAATCGATGTGCGAAGTGGCGACCCACTCCAGCTGGGCGCAGCGCATCATCGAGCAGGCGCGCCTGTTCGGCATCCGCCATGCGGCCGACGGTGCCGCGGCGCCCGCCCCTCATTTGCATCACTCCTTGAATACTCAACTCTCCAGCGACGAAGGGACTGCACGACCATGA